The stretch of DNA TGGAAACTTGGCGGGAAGCTGAAGATGCTGCTTCTGCCTGTGACAGGAGGTCTCAGTTCCTGCTGAATTTGGAGCTCCATGGGGGCCAGAGACAAATGCATCTCCCAGACATCTCTTTGAAAGTGCCACAGCTCTCTGACTGCCCTGACCTCCCATATTCTGTGTCTGTGTGATACCTGACCTAGCCCCATCCCCTCCTTGCTGTTGTCTTCCTCTGTGGTCTGCAGCTTGGCTATAGTTGGGCAAGCGGTCCTGGGAATTAAACTGCACAAAATAACAGCCCCGGTACCCTGGCATACAACAGAAGGAGGGAGTCAGTTGGAACGGGGTGGCTGGGGTGTAGCCCCAGTCGTACATTTTGTGAggcacctttctttttttctgtttgtccaAAACTGATTGCTATAAAGCAGAGAGACCACATGGGGAATATATGTTCTCCAAAGAACAGGTAAATAATAAGGATGTGGCTGGGACAGCAAGTGTTGGGACTGAGTTTCTCATAGACTCCTTGAACAACTAAACCTACAGGAACACTGACATTTTGGGGATGAGGCAGCCCCACCCTTCATAATTAGGGCAAAAGCCCTCTGTGAGTTGACAACATCCCTATGCTGCCAGCTACTCCTGTGTGTCAGGTACCGAATTATCCAAGGACCCAGAGAAATGTTGATGTCACTGCAAATTACACAACATATACTTTGAAAACAGACTCTGAAGTAGCCCGTTAACAACAGAAGAACTTGACCATTTCATATACACTTAAATGTCTTGCTAGACCAAAGCTACACCATATGTTTTTGGGTATGTATGGAGACTTACTCTCATACGTggatttcttcctctgtttcccCCAGGGAGCAGCTCTTTTGCGCACTTAAACAAGCTGGAAACAGTTGAAACTAAATCCCAGTATGTAACACGAGTCCTGCGTTTAGTGggtttgacttttaaaaatgcaaatacacaCAGGCCCTGATGACTTCAATAGCATTTATGGGTGCTCAGTGCTTGTATAAATGTCACACTATTTATAACATATTTCTGTGtcctttttttatattctctgttggcctgtctcttttccactGTGGTATCTTTGACTGACATAGTCACATCAGGATGTAGCATGTGTTtgaataattaagaaaatacaaataaaagttaTCTTTATTCTAGTCCATATTTTTCCATTGCTCAACCACCAAAGATAACAGTACCATTTCACCACTGCTTTTTACATTctatggaagaaaaatgcttttagttTTGCAGTGGTTTATTAAACCTCCAAGTCCAATTATTTGCCCCTAGAATTTCCCCCCTAACCTTTAGAAAATTGTTTCAGCTATATCCAAACTCATGCCAACTTCCTGGCTTCTCGGCCGCAACCCATCAGCGAGTGCTCTACTAAGAACGACTTTGAGGCTTTCCTTGAACCTCTTCTTCTTGCTGCTTCCTACGAAGAAGTAAACAAGGGGGTTGATGCTACTGTTAACAGTGGAGAGAACAACGGTGACGTGGTTCTGCTGGCTGAGCAAAGATGACCAGTGGTGGTAATTCAGAAGATACAACAGCCTCATGGGCATGGCAAAGATGAGGAAGACAATGACTGTGGCGACAATGATGATGTAGAGCTTTGACGAATGAGGTCTCAGGGAGTTACGATGAATCCTGATAACCAAGATCAGGCTGGACAGAATCATTAGAGGAATGAAGATCATGAAAGTCAGGATCCATGTGAAGATAAGCAGTGCTTGGCAATGGTTACCGTCGTCGAATTGTTCCTTCGTTGAATCATCTTTGCATGTTAAGTATTCGGCTACTGTCAtcagaaaagacagagtccacAGAATTGCACACACAATTGCCGATTGGTGCTGTGACCGGTGGCATCGGTACCAGATGGGGTAAACAATAGACAGACACCTCTCAATACTGATGGCTGTCAGGAGATAGAGACCAGTATTATATCCAAGAAGGAAGACAATAGATAGTGTGGTGGTTATATAATAGTAAAAACCATATGCGAATCCAAAACCAGCAATGTACTCAATTGACAGAATAAATGTACAAAGCAGTAAGGAGAGATCAGCAATGGACAGGTGTGTGATGTACGCAGTGAACGGGTTTCTTTTGATCTGGAAGCAGAGGCACCAGAGGACAATTCCATTTTCACAAAAACCCAGGAAGGAGATGATCATAATTACCCAAAGTGGGGTCAATATCTCCCAGACCCTTTCCTGTGTAGAAATGTTTCTGTGCATTGAGATGTTCTCTGTGCCTTCGCTGGGATGAAACGTTATGTTTGACTCATCCATGGGGAAAGCTCAAGTTTGGATAGCACAGCTCTTCCTTCTgtaaatatgtataaaaatatactgTGAGCATTGTGtgctcctcccctcccccttttctttctgttttgtggaCCCTCAATTTCTGGCCATATCTGAAAGCCttagcaaaaggaaaaccagcTTTGATATACTGATGCTAGCTGAAACCCAGTTGTGACTACTCTTGGCAGCGTTAAAGATTGCTAAGCCCATCATGCTAGCAGAAATCCTGAGCTTTCTTCTCTATGGGGTTCAGCATGTAAGTGCTAAACCGCAGCTAAAGAGGTACTCTCAAAGAGCTCTTGGACAAGCAATGTCTCCATCACATTGCAAGTTTCATGATGTAGTGGTCACAGATAGCATTGGTGGTTCTTGTTAGAGCCCTATATTCATCCCAGACAGGTCTATTCAGCTCCCCCTGAAGCTAATGAGTAATGAAGCTAATGAATTCTAAGTTAAACATATGTATTTCAAATGAATTTGGCTTataagttttttgttttttaaaaaaattgatacCAACATCACTTTTCCAGGAAGGGCTTTAATTaagtaagtaaaaataataTGTAGTTACTCAGCACTGTATTCCCTCCAAGTACAGAGGTGGAGGGAAGGCAAAATGCCACTGTTTTGAGACAGTCATTTTTTACCAGCTTTAAGTGTCATTTATCGTAGCGTAATATAATTTAACCATGGTTACACACTCTGAACACTTAGCACAACTGCAAATATCCTGCAAACATTACAAATCCAACCCATTGCAAGGAGTAGATGTTCAGGTCCCCTGCCATTGTTATAATGGTTTTAACTGTTGTTTTGCTGAATTATGGAACAAGTTCTCCTTTTGTATGTCTCCTTTTATCTCATAACAGAGAATTAGCAGCATTGGCTTCAGCTGATGTTCATAGGAATATTTCATGCCCCCTTCCCTGTTTACTTCCCAGCTGCCCCTGTGATGATACAGAGTCAGGACCCTTGCTGATTTACTGATGTTAACAGGGACTGTTGACAATAAGCTTGCCCAGCTGACTTGGTTCATCCATATAAGCAGCCTTGTTCATTAACATGCCATTATGAGAATTTACCCATATGCTCAAGCAGTTAACAAAGTCAAATGCAAGGTAAAGAAGTTTTACTAGGGCAACTTTTGCAATGATGACTTAAACAGAGCCATACACCCCAGTCATAAATTTCCTCTCATGAGCCCTGGGTTTCCTGGGTTCAAAACAACTTCTTAAGACAGGACATCACAGTCTAAAAACAACCTGGGAAGCCTCAGGGCTTGCTGGCATTTGAACCTGCACAAAAATGTTAATGATGATCCCACCTGCATGTTG from Haliaeetus albicilla chromosome 7, bHalAlb1.1, whole genome shotgun sequence encodes:
- the MAS1 gene encoding proto-oncogene Mas, with translation MDESNITFHPSEGTENISMHRNISTQERVWEILTPLWVIMIISFLGFCENGIVLWCLCFQIKRNPFTAYITHLSIADLSLLLCTFILSIEYIAGFGFAYGFYYYITTTLSIVFLLGYNTGLYLLTAISIERCLSIVYPIWYRCHRSQHQSAIVCAILWTLSFLMTVAEYLTCKDDSTKEQFDDGNHCQALLIFTWILTFMIFIPLMILSSLILVIRIHRNSLRPHSSKLYIIIVATVIVFLIFAMPMRLLYLLNYHHWSSLLSQQNHVTVVLSTVNSSINPLVYFFVGSSKKKRFKESLKVVLSRALADGLRPRSQEVGMSLDIAETIF